The Phyllopteryx taeniolatus isolate TA_2022b chromosome 2, UOR_Ptae_1.2, whole genome shotgun sequence nucleotide sequence TCCCTGCACTGCTCGCCATTCCACGTGCGCTTCGGCAAGATGGGCGTCCTGCGCTCGCGGGAGAAAGTGGTGAGATGACCATCGCGCTCCGTATACCGTATTTGTTGTATATTTGGATATGTGAGCTCTGCGAAAGCCACAGTTTTCTAGCACTTTACTGCATTTAGCAAATACCAATTTAGTTAAATAAAGTCCACCAAATGTCACCCTAGAATATATGATTAGGATGAGCATagagtgtttatttttctgtgcAGGTGGACATTGAGATCAATGGCGAGCCAGTGAGTTTGCACATGAAGCTGGGGGAGAACGGAGAAGCCTTCTTTGTTAAAGAAGCTGAAAACACACTGGTGAGTGTTGATTGTTTCACTGCACAACGCAGAGCTACTTTAAAACAATAGTGATatgcacaataataataatataaatgtaaaatattttggaaatgtcCAGTCAATTCAttcctgtttatttttcattagatttgaaaaatgtatgacTCGTTgtgatattatatattatattatttgatATAGGCAAAGTGAGTGTGTAAGGGTAACAAAGAGCACTTCTTGGAGGGAAGAAGGACGACTTACGAGTATTTAATTATTCAATTTAACATTCTCTCCAAGAGTGTAATTAAGAAGTGCTCATCTCAGAGGATCGTCTTCCAAAACACTAATTTAATCTTGCTTTCATTACTTCCTGACTCTTATAAACATTGGGATCACCTTTTCACCTACCAGTCAATCATGCACATTGTAGACTAGTCCAGTAGTAAAAcgatcattattttctttgtaaaagccttttcttttttttttgcctcttgttgtattgtatatctgtcccaaaatacaaattatgGCATCGAAGTACATCATCCTTGTCAATCCCTCTTCATTAGACCTTTAGGGATAAATTAAGGTATCAATCGGAGTTTTTTGAACCTGACTTCATAACAGGAAGTAGTTCCGGCCCACCTGGCGACGTCGCCCATCATGTCGACGGGTGAGGAGCTGATGGACTCCCAGTTGAGCAGGAGCAGCGCACGTCACCATGGTACACAACTTGGAAACGAGCTCACTTTCGGGGGCTTTTGTTGACACCGTTCTGTGCTGTCGGCAAACAGACAGCATGATGTGCGGCTCGCTTCCGGTCCAGAGCGTCGGGCCGCAGCAGGGCGACGGAGGCGTGaacaagaagaggaggaagagaaggaggaaGGCCCGGccagagggaggaggaggaagaagggaCGAAAGCGGAGAGGAGTTTTCGGATGACGATAACATGTTCACTATTGACCTGAGCTCTGATGACGAGAGAGAAGTTGACggtggaaggtgtgtgtgtgtctctttaATGAATCCCTATCTAGGGTACTGTACGTCCAATATTGAATTGTGGTCCTGTTGTGAATCCCCACATGCATTTCAAGAAGAGATCTAATGCACATATTTGTGTGTGAGGGTGCAAAGCCCCTTGAGAAGCAACTCCAGTCGTTGGAGGCGCTCCAGGAATGTGTCCCGTTCCCACAGCGCTCTCTCTTTCCTTGACATAATGAGCCGCAGCAGTGTCCCTGCTGCTGGCTTTCCAGGCTTTTTTAGGAAGTCTTACCACCCAGATGGCATGGGAACATTCCTGAGAcgcagtggaaaaaaagaagtttgagtcaaaaaaaaaggaggagggcAGGGGCATATCTATCACACATATTTTAATTGACCACATGACAGTAATTGACTATTTATGCAAATTGCGCACTTTTGTTCATGTGTAGGTGTTCAACTCAAACTGCGGtgtggttgtgtttttgtgacCAGAACTCTATACAGTGATCAAGGATCTGCAGCCAACACGCACACCAGTACGGACAGGACACGTCCACAGAGGTAACGCGTGGCCACACGGCACGCTTACATGGACACATAGATACATCTTGTCATCATTTTTGCCAGGATTAAAAGTCAAACTATCATCCATGTCACTTCTTTGCCAGTGGCAATGTTATAATAAGGATTTTCTCATCCTTAGACACTATTGTTTTATGTCAgatccattcatttgaattgagtTAGTTGAGGTCAAATATGAAATCATTACATGCTTCTTGTTACCTGACCACCATCTTTTATGGACATTTTGAACAACATCTGGCAAAAATGTTTGACGTAGCTGAAGTCATCAATTCAGTTCATCCCTGTTGTCACCTTTCTTCCAATGCCACTTTTGCAACTATCTTCTTCAAACCTCAAGTTGTGAAAAAATGTTGAGATatagttgttttatttcaaaatgacaGCCAAAGCAAGATTGTAGAGGTGGCTGAGGTCAATCGTTAAATCATTAACAGGTCTATTTGTATTGCAGTCCAACTGCTAGCCAGCGTTTGCTTGGCGGGGACTACACAATGTTAATTACATGATTGACTGCCTGTCAGTTTTCTCATTTGCTCCTCTTCTGTATCTTGTTATCTTCTCATAGTCATGTGATTAAGGAGACTGTCTCCATCCCGCCGTCCTGCGGTCTGTCCATCTCTTGCCCGCAGCAGACGTCTCACTTCTCCTGCGACCTTAGGTATCACTTTGACTTCCCGAGAGGACGCTGTGCACTGACTAACTCTGCACAtgaaaaaatctatatatatatatttctgtaaTACGGTTCTGGCTGCTAAACAAATGAAGCCccgatttatttttaaagcgtGTGACTTTCTCAGCAACCCAGACGACTCTCTGTCTTCAACGCCCAAGAGCGACTCCGAGCTGGCCAGTGGGGCGAAAGACAACCCTGAGATGCTGTGGACCTGGGGGGAGCTGCCACAGGCCGCTCAGGTACACGCACCGAGGTCTTCAACTATCTGCAAAGCGTTGTCAAGAAGTATTACCATACTGGAGGATACATATTTAATATGTCACAGACAAAAATGATTGTTGGAAGGAACTGTCAAAGAGTGAACTGAACGGAATGAACATTATATGTTGGCCACTATAATATAGCTTCCActcttttgttctttctttcctCTATCTTGAAGACTTTCTTCGAGACTTCAGGGTATGTCTGTTTTAGCTCAGCTTTATAATGAGTTTGAGGACATGGCTCCAGTCAAGTTCTTCCTCACCAAATCTACTTTTATGGACCATGCTGTGcacacatagagacagacagtcatgctggaacagaaaagtgCCTTCCCCAAATTGTTTCGAAATGAAAATCGCAGGGCAGCAAAGGTGTCACGCCAAGCTGTTGActgaatctattttttttttaagttctagGTGTGTCTCTTTTGTTCACATGGTGTACCCATGAAAACCTCTCTGAGCCCATGCTCTCATGTTTTAGCCATCCTTCCTGACTTCCCATCGGAAGCAGGACTTTCCCACATCGGTCTCCATCCCAGTGTCCTCCAGCACTCACTTCAGGAGCATCAGTGACGCCGGAACCCCCTCCCGACCTCTCTATATCTCTCAGCAAGGGGACATGCAGGCTGACAGTCAAGACAAGCGACCCAACGGTGGGAGTGGGGGAAGGATTGCAGAAGAGCATGGTAAGATTGAGAAATTGTACTCATGTTCTTCACCTCATAACCTTTTTGCAGCTGCTCtcaccattcattcatccatccttgTTCTACACCCCTTATACTCGTTAGGCTTGTAATTCAGACTCTCGTTGTATCATTTTGGAAAATAAGGCATCACAGTGTCGCGTCGTGCCATAAAGCCACAGATCAGCAACTTTTGAGTGGTATAGTCTCTGTTTGTGGAGTTGCAGCATACTGCTGGGAACCGAGGTGATTTCATGTGCTCCAGTGTGATCTCTGTTCTTTCCCACAGGAAGAGCGATGGAGAGTGTGGGTGCGTCCTATGCAGAGATGGAGAGTTTAACAGCATGTTCAGTGGCTCCCAGCATCATCCCTGATCATCTGGAAGAAGACAGGAGCAGAGGAAGTCCGATTAGAAGAACGGATTCACCTTCCAAGAGGAAAGGTATGAgcattctgaaaaaaatattaataatgaacCACTTAGCCAGGTGTTAAGAATTCTCATCATTTAACTTGTGTCACGTTAGAGAAAAGGAGCCAACATCTTGGTGCTGATGGTGTATACCTGGATGATATTACAGAGCTGGAGCCTGAAGTCGCTGCTCTGTATTTCCCTAAAAggtaaaaacattacaatatatacacacactggacaatttattaggtacacctacacaatctaatgaaagCCAATACAAGGGCTGCATCCAATGTGCATTATTTGATCTCAAGAGTGACGAAAGTGACCCTCTACTACTTCCGCAGTGATGGAGGCAGCAGTTCGATGAAGTTGGACTCAGACGTGATGACGATGGACGTGCGGAGTGCAAATCAGTCCCCACAGTCAGTGGGCAGCTGCGGGATGGACAGTGGTGTGGACAGTCTCCTGGACCACATGGGGGACCTCCCTCACGTAGCCATCTCGCTGTGCGGCGGGCTCTCGGACAACAAGGAGATTACGCGAGGTACGGCCAGGACTCGGCTGATGCTGAAAAATGTGCACCGTGCTGCTTAATGTCATACGATGCAGTCTTAGCATTTGACTTCATTTTCTTGATTGACTATGTGGaaataatcaattaatattGGGATGGGAGAGTAAATTCTCTgcatgttctgaactcctgtttaaTGCTAGTCTCGTATTAATCAGAATAATGCTGCCAGTTTAGCCTCAATCCTCTAGCtttatgctaatgctaacacataatgggaaacgcatTTGCTTTCACAGAACACTTCCAGGAGAGGGCAGTGTCGTACCAGCAGTTCTCCGAAAACCCTTCCCTTATCGACGATCCCAACCTGGTGGTGAAGATTGGCAACAAGTATGTCAACACACATGTACTTTGAATGTACTGCATGTTAATAGTCACGCATTATTTACAGCCATGCTCATTAACCCGGtggtcactttattaggtacgccTGCACAAGCATGACTTCCAATGTAAAAGCTGCATACTaatatgtttaaatatataGTAACTTTTATTGGATCACATGAGATTGGCATGCAGGTGCACCTAattttgtggccagtgagtgattgacttttttttttttttgcattaggtACTACAATTGGAATACAGCGGCTCCAGTCATGTTGGCCATGCAGGTCTACCAGAAGCCTTTGCCACAGGTAAGACCACTACaatgatctgtttttttgtgcCCACACTAAACTATGTCACGCTGTCATTAATTTGGATCAGAAAATGATCATATACCGAactgcacacacatgcagagtTATTTTTAGGTTGGACGAGTTTCAGTGGCAGCATGATGGTCTAGTCGTTAGCACGTTTGCcatacagttctgaggttcgggatTCTGAATCTTGGCTTTGGGGGAGGTTACCGTATCTAGTTGCTGCATTCAGTTAGGATTGAGAGACCTCTATAGGCCCGACACTTTGTGCAGCACACACGGTGAAGAACTGCTGCGTTGGAGTGTCTGTTTTAAAGTCAAACAGACCTATTTGCTGCTCAAATATTAGGCCTTCAACTCTTTTTCATTTCTGTACCCTGAACGGTTGCTCTTTTAGAGCTTTGCAACTCTTTCCATACCCTTCTCTGCACTCTGCGCTAATTTATGCACTAGTTTATGTCACTCATTTTCACTTTGGTGTACCTCTTGTTTAAATTTAACTGgataacgtgtgtgtgtttttgtcagtATTTACATGATTCGCGTTGGAAACTGTGTCAATACACACTGCCTTTACACCAGAGTGAAATGTAGCTTAAGATGAGCATCCTAACACTTTAATAATATCATGTTTTTGTCCCCCTTCTGACTTGTTCTCCCTTTTATTTACTTACATTGTGTCTTCCACCGTCCATCCCAAGTTTTGGTGTTTGAGTTATTTCTTTTCTGCTTTTGGCCTCTTCTCATACTGCCTTCCTGGTCTATTTGGGCCCAGACCTCCTGAGCCTGTATGATGTTTTCTTTCTGCTTTTTCCTGCCAGCATGTTGATGAGAGAGAGCATGCGATTGTCTGTCTTGACTGTCTTGTTCCTGCTGATGTCGCATCCTTCCTTTGCATGCATCTCAGTTGCTCAGGTAGTGACAGGACATAGCAGTTTGCTTTACTTTGTGGGATATTTTGTAGGTCCATCATGTTCTCCGCTGGTCAGTGTTGAGTTTCCAGTGAGTTTTTGCGTGGTATGTGCATGGTTTTGTCCAGGCGTCCGTGGAGAACATCATGAAGGACAAGATGCCCAAGAAGGGAGGACGATGGTGGTTCTCCTGGAGGAGCAGGAACAGTGAATCCAAATCGGTGAGTGGACagataaaaatatttgtcacgCGATCCACGACACGCAGCCATTCGAGGACCTCTTTGTGCTTCAGGAGTCAGCGACAGAGGGCGCAGGAGACAGAGAAGAGAGttccgttaccatggcgacagcTATCAGGTTATATCCGCAAGCATCTGTTTTATTCTATTTCAGAGCTTTCACCTCGTGGTCATCAAACTCAATGATTTGTTGCTTTGACAGAATGAAAGATGAGTCGTCCTCGAGTGACGAGGAGCACAGACCCACTTTTGTGTCCGGAACTCGCCAGTCTGACACCCTCCTTCCTTCTGGTAACGTTTGTTACAAGAAGACTCTTCGGCTCACCTCAGAGCAGCTGGTAAGTTTTCTTAGAtcgtgtacatttttattttcattagataGTTAGTGAacttgtggttagcacatcttcctctcagttctgaggttcaaatctcaactccgaccttcctgtgtgaagtttgcttgcttgggtgggttttgtccggggaCTCTGCCTtcttcccatattccaaaaacatggctgttaagttaattgaagattcttaAACTCATCCAATGTCAACCTCAACCCTGATGGGGAAACCActatatggatggatgaatgtttgtacaaataaaatactgtacattcacagACCTTTGAAATAGTTGTTACACATTTTTGATCCACTAGGGGGCAAAAGCAAGGACTACTGGTTGAAATTGCAGTAGACATGCaccttaaaactcattcactgccattgacggctgttgaattcaaatatccatgttaacatggaggcctgtcagtgaatgagttttaatgaCCCTTGAGGCCTGCTACTTTAAGCATTGTGGATTGGACATCAATCAAAATCAAGAGGGTTGTTGGCCTGGAACCTCAAAGTTGTTTAACTTTCGACTATAAATATCTTTACTTAGATAGCTCTTAACATTATCATTCATAATTAACATTCTTGCTTTAATATAAAACATCTTATTGTGTTGACTGAAGAACATCAGATACAATGAatggaatgtacagtatactttgAACAACAAGACTTGCATCTTTAATAATTAATAGTGTACTTAAAGAAAGAATATGTTCCGTTGATATCCGTGACTTGTGGTACGCAGGCTAGTGGTAAACAAAAGAACCACTAAATGAAGTACAATTAAACTTAGAAGTAGCCTACATTTCAAACATGCAACGCAATCAAAATTACGTTTAAtccagacattttgtttttattttcatgcaatttttaactttttaattactCTACCTGGGTGGAACGGTgtacgactgcttagcacatctgcctcacacttctgaggacccgggttcaaatccggcctcacatgtgtggagtttacatgttctccccgtacttgcgtgggttttctccgggaactccggtttcctcccacatccccaaaacatgcatggtagtttaattaaagactctaaattgcccttaggtgtgagtgtgaatgattgtttgtttatatgtgccctgcgattggctggcgaccagttccgggtgtaccccgcctctcgcccagagtcaactgggataggctccagcacgcccgcgaccctcgtgaggagaagcggaatggaagatgaatgaatgaatgacaacaTAATGGTGTTACTTAGAGAGCTCAGTATTTTTGAGGTAGTTCCAGGATTAGAGCTTGTACTTAAACTTgacatttgttattttgggggtTATGGAGTGTGTGTGGATagcattcaaaataaataggCTTCTTGCTTTGTGAAGGTTCAAGAAAAGTTGTTAATAAGCAGCacagttcattgaagactttaaattgtccatacatgtgaaagtgagtgtgaatgcttgtatgttcatacagtatgtgccccgCAATTGGCTAGTGACTAATCCAGGTTGTACTACCTCATCCACTTGCTCCTcaccagtcagctgggatagaccccagctcacctttgaccttaatgaggacaagatcaaaaatggatggatggtgttaggaaggcattttatttacatttttgcagtaTCTCTACTCTCTAAAAACAAGGCTTGTAAATGTCTACCAACAAAAACTAAATTCTGCATGCTGTTGCTTGATAGGTGAGCCTGCAGCTGAAGGAGGGTCCAAACGAGGTAGTGTTCAGCGTGACCACACAGTATCAGGGCACGTGTCGTTGCCATGGCACCATCTACCTGTGGAACTGGGACGACAAACTGGTCATCTCCGATATCGATGGGACCATCACCAGGTCAGACTGACCACAGTACTTCAATTGCAACCTTTCCCCCACTAGATGGCAACCTTTGAACAGAGTTGAACACTACAGGTCAGACACACTGGGCCACATCCTCCCCACGCTGGGTAAAGACTGGACCCACCAGGGCATCGCAAGACTCTACCACAAAGTCAGCCAGTGAGTGTCAGTTCGGAACCGTtattcatacagtatttatattttttttcatatttataacACGAGTGGGTTTCAGAAATGGATATAAATTCATGTACTGCTCGGCGAGGGCCATCGGTATGGCGGACATGACCCGAGGTTACCTGCACTGGGTCAACGAGAGGGGAACGATGCTGCCGATGGGCCCGGTGATGCTCAGCCCCAGCAGCCTGTTTTCTGCATTGCACAGGTCGGTGGCACTCCATGCACACGCACTCACtggtcacaatattaggtacacctatgCAATGCGATACAATTCCATTAAGTCCAGTTTTGAGAAAAGAAATTAAGGTAGGATTTATTTTCCatgatgtactgtaatttgaaacaacattttagaaTGCACTAACTACAGCTGCCGCTTCATTTTCTTCACAACCGCGTCAACAAGTTTGTTTTAGCTTCCTGAATCAAATCTGCAAATGCGCCATAAGGAAGATGGACTACTCCATTGGGGAAGAAGGTCGGGGGGAATTGAATTGAactcgttcattcattcatcttccgtaccacttatcctgattagggtcccaggcgtgctggagcctatgccagatgactctgggcgagaggcggggtacaccctgaactggtcgccagccaatcgtagttgaattgaactactgaaataaattatgttttccATGATGCTCACATTTCTTGAGATGCACCTGTTAATTTTGTAACAAACATTTGGAGGACGCCCGGAGGGATACATTGTTGTCATCTTAAAGCGTGCATTTCAAGTTTATATTTTATCCTTTTTTcactgtagtagtagtagtattcagCTCATAAGTGACCCTGAcacaggataagcagtgaatagatggatgatgatgatgatgattacgaTTACGATTACAAATGCATTCTCTTTTCTTATGTTgttggatttgttttcttttcaattccACTAACTAACAATTAGCTCACAAACATATCAAAAACCCTTGCTTAGCACTTATTTCTCCTGTACATAACATAAATGATACACAATATGTCCGTTTGTTTCCCATATGACGGTTTTCTTAACATTTTGAATACTTTATTTGTCATGACATAAAATACTATGAATAGGCATAGAAATACAGCACAAATTGAAAATGACATGTTGTTATGCCTTTCAGGGAAGTGATTGAGAAGAAACCCGAGAAGTTTAAGATTGAGTGTCTCACGGACATCAAGCACCTTTTCTATCCCAATACCGAACCTTTTTATGCTGCTTTTGGCAACAGAGCTACAGTGagatctcacacacacagagagacacaaacacacacacacaataaaacgTATTTTAAAGGTCTTCCATTACTTCAATGTGTATGTGCATGATTCCAGGACGTGTATTCCTACAAGGAGGTGGGCG carries:
- the lpin1a gene encoding phosphatidate phosphatase LPIN1, with product MNYVGQLAGQVFVQVKELYRGLNPATLSGCIDVIVVRQPNGSLHCSPFHVRFGKMGVLRSREKVVDIEINGEPVSLHMKLGENGEAFFVKEAENTLEVVPAHLATSPIMSTGEELMDSQLSRSSARHHDSMMCGSLPVQSVGPQQGDGGVNKKRRKRRRKARPEGGGGRRDESGEEFSDDDNMFTIDLSSDDEREVDGGRTLYSDQGSAANTHTSTDRTRPQSHVIKETVSIPPSCGLSISCPQQTSHFSCDLSNPDDSLSSTPKSDSELASGAKDNPEMLWTWGELPQAAQPSFLTSHRKQDFPTSVSIPVSSSTHFRSISDAGTPSRPLYISQQGDMQADSQDKRPNGGSGGRIAEEHGRAMESVGASYAEMESLTACSVAPSIIPDHLEEDRSRGSPIRRTDSPSKRKEKRSQHLGADGVYLDDITELEPEVAALYFPKSDGGSSSMKLDSDVMTMDVRSANQSPQSVGSCGMDSGVDSLLDHMGDLPHVAISLCGGLSDNKEITREHFQERAVSYQQFSENPSLIDDPNLVVKIGNKYYNWNTAAPVMLAMQVYQKPLPQASVENIMKDKMPKKGGRWWFSWRSRNSESKSESATEGAGDREESSVTMATAIRMKDESSSSDEEHRPTFVSGTRQSDTLLPSGNVCYKKTLRLTSEQLVSLQLKEGPNEVVFSVTTQYQGTCRCHGTIYLWNWDDKLVISDIDGTITRSDTLGHILPTLGKDWTHQGIARLYHKVSQNGYKFMYCSARAIGMADMTRGYLHWVNERGTMLPMGPVMLSPSSLFSALHREVIEKKPEKFKIECLTDIKHLFYPNTEPFYAAFGNRATDVYSYKEVGVPLNRIFTVNPKGELIQEHAKTNISSYGRLCEMVDHVFPVLLQKEGADFPRSDTFNQCDYWSERHRDGSNQHREEEEGDLQLLESS